GACCGCTACCATCTTCCCTTCTCGGTCCGACCGTTTGACATATGACCGGATTCCCTCCTTGGTGGAACAAGGGTTGTTGGAAACGTCCCGCCATCTCAATCCGAGGTTGTTTTGCCGAATCATGCAAAAAGAGATGGACGTGGTGCGGGAGCAATTTGACCTCTCGGCGGACAGAGAATTGGGATTGTGGATGCACGTGGGCACCTGGATTGACCAATGGATTGGTGCCCGATTAGACGGACAAATTCCGGAGTGTCCGCAACCGGAATCAGACAGTCAGCCATCTGAGGTATCTCCGTCCAACATTCGCGCATGGCAGCGTGTATTGGATACATTGTCCCAGACCTTCTCCGTGTCCATTCCGGAACAAATGGCCATACATCTGTGCGGATTGTCACGCCGCTCCCCGTCGACATGACCGTTTTTGACCAAACTGTTACAATCAAATTCTTGTAATGGCTTACATTCGCGTTATCTTGCGGTCCCCCCTATCCGATCGTATGGAGCGGGGAAAACGAGAAGGAAAAAGTACACACTCGAAACAAACAGGGCTTTGGTACTAGGGCATGTCTGGTGATTACTGTCCAATTGCCTCCCCCGCTTGCTCCACCTGAGCCCTGCAAGGAAGCAGATATCACCGCTTCAGACCCGGAGCGCAGGACGCGGGCAAAGTACGCTTCGCTTAATGCCCACGATTTCATTCCTGTGCTTTCCGGGTCTTCGCTTGGCCGGCTTGGCCAGTTGCTCGCCTGGGAAAACATTGTCTCTTTCCGGAACGACCAGACACATTCTAGTGTGCAACCGAAAATTGCACACTATTTCTTGTTTGCAAATTGGCGAGCTTCTATTGATAATTGGCATGAAACTTGCGTTAAAATAAGGGGTGATTCCCTCGTTTTTGTTCCCAAAACTGTAGACGGGTTCTATCCTATACATCAAGTGCTCCGGTGCAGGTATCGTTTGTCGGCGGTTGTCTCACACACCCATTCAATACGCGGAGGGATTTTAATGAAAGAACCGATCCGATTGCTGATCTTGTGCAGTTGGGGTGCTACCTCCAGCCGGTTGGCCAAGCAGGTGCAGGAAGCCGCCGACCGACGCGGGATCTCCTTGGTAGCGGATGCAGACGGCATCAGCGCCTTCAAACAAGGGCAAAAAAAATGTGATGTCGCCCTGCTGGAACCGCAAGTGCGCCACTTGAAAAAAGAGGTGTCCAAAGCGGCAAGTGAACGTGGCATCCCATGGGATCTGGTCGATCCGGTCGCTTTCGCCACCATGGACGGTGACCGGGTATTGGAACAGGTATTGCGGTTGATTCAACAGGATGAACGCTTACCTGAATGATAGAAGATCAGACTTCCTCATGCTATGCACCTGACCACGTCCCTCCGCCGTTCGGACTTGGTCACAATGGCGGATCCTGCCACCGAAGGAGTGAAAGCGTTGACCCTGGAGGAAATCATCTTTCATATCGTCCTTCACGGCGGCAATGCCCGCGGAGAAGCGTACGAAGCACTGGATGCAGCTGAAAACTTCGATTTCGTCACTGCGGAACACCACCTAAAAAAAGCGGATGAAGAGTTGGCCGCCGGTCACCGGTATCAAACGGAACTGGTACAAACCGACTCCGACAACACCCATGACACCGCCGCTCCGTTTCTCGTCATCCATGCACAGGACCACTTGATGACCGCCATGGCGGAATTAAACCTGATCAAGCGGTTGGTGAACAACTATCGAGTGATCGCGGACCTCAAAACGCGAGTAGAAAAATTAGAACAAGCGGAGTGATGGCACATGACGGAAAAAAAGCTGACCATTCAACATCCAAGCGGTTTGCACGCTCGTCCGGCTTCGTTGCTGGTGCAAGAAGCGAGCAAATTCGAAAGCAAAATCACCTTGGTTAAAGCCGGAAAAGAAGTAGATGCCAAAAGCTTGCTTGGCGTGATGTCCTTGGCAGTTAAACAAGGGGATGAAATCACGATTCGCGCCGAAGGAGCGGATGCCGAACAAGCTGTGTCCGCGCTGGTGGAGCGTCTGGAAAACTTGGGAGAATAACAAGTTGATGGAGGGGGATCACCTCCATTTCTAGGACGTGTCTGGCAAGTGGTGAATGGAGGGAACCCTTTCCCCGAGAGTGACTCCACCGCGTGGAGAACGACTCGGGGAAAGGGTTCCCGGATCGCCACATTGATCCATTGATTTATCAAAATCACGTTCTAAACTGCTAAACCGCCTTCATCTGAGCAAAAACGGGATTGTCGACGAAAAGAGGGATTGACATGCAAACCGACCAACTGTTGAAAGGCATCGGTGCGGCCCCCGGTTTGGCGATCGGTCGTGCCGTGTGGTGGCGTAAGGAACGGCCTGAGTTTACCGTTCAAACAGTCGAAAATCCGGAACATGAAGTGACGCGTTTGAAGCAAGCGGTCGAGCAGGCTCAAGAGCAAATCAGCCGTTTGCGGGAAACCGCAGCCGAACGGATGGGCGAAAGTGAAGCGGCCGTTTTTGACGCTCACTTGGCATTTCTGAGCGACCCTGCCTACACCGGAGAGATGGAACGGCGCATCCGCGACGAAGCGAAAAACGCCGAAGCGATTTGTGCCACCGTCACACAGGAAATGAGCGACATGTTGGCCGCTCTGCCTGACGAATACATGCAGGCTCGGGCAGATGACATCCGTGACGTAGGCGACCGTTTGCTGTTGATTCTCACAGGGCGTCAGCCGTTTGATCCGTCGCTGTTGGAACCCGGTTCCGTAGTCGTGGCTGAGGAGCTGACCCCCTCGGATACCGCGCAATTCCCGCAAGGAATCGCCGGCATGATCACCGCACGGGGGAGCAAAACGGCGCACGCCGCCATCATGGCCCGCACACTGGGAATTCCGGCCGTCTTGGGACTCGGAAAAGCGCTTGATC
Above is a genomic segment from Polycladomyces subterraneus containing:
- a CDS encoding PTS sugar transporter subunit IIB, with the translated sequence MKEPIRLLILCSWGATSSRLAKQVQEAADRRGISLVADADGISAFKQGQKKCDVALLEPQVRHLKKEVSKAASERGIPWDLVDPVAFATMDGDRVLEQVLRLIQQDERLPE
- a CDS encoding PTS lactose/cellobiose transporter subunit IIA; protein product: MADPATEGVKALTLEEIIFHIVLHGGNARGEAYEALDAAENFDFVTAEHHLKKADEELAAGHRYQTELVQTDSDNTHDTAAPFLVIHAQDHLMTAMAELNLIKRLVNNYRVIADLKTRVEKLEQAE
- a CDS encoding HPr family phosphocarrier protein, with the translated sequence MTEKKLTIQHPSGLHARPASLLVQEASKFESKITLVKAGKEVDAKSLLGVMSLAVKQGDEITIRAEGADAEQAVSALVERLENLGE